A genome region from Streptomyces xanthophaeus includes the following:
- a CDS encoding YihY/virulence factor BrkB family protein, with protein sequence MTPLPSPAQGRDRDRADIGRDSLAGPSERVEERVPDQPSDLPARSWRAVLRGTAEEFRNDELADRAAALTYYGVLALFPALLVLVSLLGLAGESTTARLLDDLLQLTPGSARGVITDAVEQLQGRSGVGSLMAIAGLVVALWSASGYVAAFIRSANAVYDVPEGRPVWRVLPLRLALTVAVMVLACAGALIVVFTGGLARRAGTALGIGDSALAVWSIAKWPVLVLLVTITIALLYWAAPNAKGRGFRWVTPGSCLALAIWMAASAGFAFYVANFASYNKTYGTVTGVIVFLVWLWITNLAFLLGLEFDAELARQRAIAAGLPEEAEPYVRPRGTRAWSDQDRRRMER encoded by the coding sequence ATGACACCGCTACCGAGCCCAGCTCAGGGTCGTGACCGTGATCGTGCCGACATCGGGCGGGATTCCCTCGCCGGCCCGAGCGAGCGGGTCGAGGAGCGGGTCCCGGATCAGCCTTCAGACCTGCCCGCACGCTCCTGGCGGGCGGTACTGCGCGGCACGGCCGAGGAGTTCCGGAACGACGAGCTGGCCGATCGTGCAGCGGCCCTGACCTACTACGGGGTGCTGGCGCTCTTCCCCGCCCTCCTGGTTCTCGTCTCCCTGCTGGGCCTGGCCGGGGAGTCGACGACCGCGCGCCTGCTGGACGACCTGCTGCAGCTGACGCCCGGCTCCGCCCGGGGCGTGATCACAGATGCGGTCGAGCAACTGCAGGGTCGCAGCGGCGTCGGGTCGCTGATGGCGATCGCCGGGCTCGTCGTGGCGCTGTGGTCCGCCTCGGGCTACGTGGCCGCGTTCATCCGGTCCGCGAACGCCGTCTACGACGTGCCGGAGGGCCGCCCGGTGTGGAGGGTGCTGCCCCTGCGCCTGGCGCTGACCGTCGCGGTGATGGTCCTCGCCTGTGCCGGCGCGTTGATCGTCGTCTTCACCGGCGGCCTGGCGCGGCGCGCGGGCACCGCCCTGGGGATCGGCGACAGCGCCCTGGCGGTGTGGTCGATCGCGAAATGGCCGGTCCTCGTCCTCCTCGTCACCATCACGATCGCGCTCCTGTACTGGGCGGCGCCGAACGCCAAGGGCCGTGGATTCAGGTGGGTGACGCCAGGGAGCTGCCTGGCCCTGGCGATCTGGATGGCCGCCTCGGCCGGCTTCGCGTTCTACGTCGCGAACTTCGCCTCCTACAACAAGACGTACGGCACGGTCACCGGCGTGATCGTCTTCCTGGTCTGGCTGTGGATCACCAACCTCGCCTTCCTCCTCGGGCTCGAGTTCGACGCGGAACTGGCCCGTCAGCGTGCGATAGCCGCAGGGCTGCCCGAGGAGGCCGAACCCTATGTGCGGCCCCGTGGAACCCGCGCCTGGAGCGATCAGGACCGCCGCCGCATGGAGCGGTGA